In a genomic window of Methanosarcina horonobensis HB-1 = JCM 15518:
- a CDS encoding tetratricopeptide repeat protein, which produces MLNSMFLDREEYIESFKSNLKNIDKNSCKVLFYYGISGVGKTALMKKLSTVIEEYNSLQHSIEILWEEMNLATTPMEIDTFLFALRDKLSRKYKIGFPFFDIVHAIYFKKAYPDKRLKNENYFFYDENSIMGGIKAINLIETLDTISQRKFQRELTNYFANFSLQFNHLQNKHIEELSKLPYKEVDEIKKSLPFYWALDFCEHLLRNSKPAVIFLDTYEALRINSIKNLDFYISEDWLREFISSTPYTIWVICGRDELNWKEFDARFKCIIEKYKLTGLSEIYSRKLLSHYQIESKEIQDKILDISDGIPGYLSISIDSYDEIIRTENRLPTIRDISKASPLNIENILQYLTPSEIELIEILSIPRYWDYDLAKSLTDEFNISYRLEDFPTLCNFSFVIEKTKDKWFIQQTIRDSLLDYIGVNVKREVNAFLLKYYSRKLENLDIKKITFEHETALTESFYYAKEILDAENLLNWFIKYSDTFYRASFWQLISPMYEEILSILETNLGSEHPYVVNTLDIFGGILQRQGRLNEAEKMFRKYLKTMESMDEEKSQPIGLRSLESELYEDGILEKTVEIFNENLKINEKVHDSKPQLAILNKLGTILKDQGKLLEAEETLLKSLSIAEKYDDSKSKSIILNSLGSILQKQGKLREAEEIFKQSLRIAEKLDDFNSQLIIFFNLGSTLEKQGRLREAETTFQESLHIAKKLDDSKFLSIILNSLGSILQRQGRLREAETTFQESLHIAKKLDDSKFLSIILNSLGSILQKQGKLREAEDIFRESLRIAEKLDDFNSQLIIFFNLGSTLEKQGRLREAETTFQESLHIAKKLDDSKFQSIILNSLGSILQKQGKLREAETTFQESLHIAKKLDDSKFQSIILNSLGSILQKQGKLREAEEIFRESLRIAERLDDFNSQSIALISLGSTLEEQDRLRESEEIFRESLRIAERLDDSKSKLVALNSLGSIYQKQRRFKEAEKILRKSLSLAQEIDDITSQYLALNNLGRMFKEQGKLRKALLYYQRVLESREELFGSEHPDVATTLDDIADLYGSMGEYKKALQFYQRSLKINEKALGPQHPDFATTLDNLAGLYGKIGEYEKSLNFYQRALEIREKIFGPEHPEVATTLDNFAGLYEHMREYEKALLFYQRVLEIREKIFGPEHLKVATTLNNLARIYHQIRVRSKRDSKSLYADCETIPPIKEIILERYRDYPINKNFCFGKVNLFCGENGSGKTSLLEAIELLVCGNNLRNPAKPDRLTSIKVRYDGRSYFESLDLDNNEIFKLRDSYWYNNRDQENNNLCLSFNRYNFYNTDTSFRLFYEESSGGLREIFETVALGKDINKIEKKIDAYKSIIKAELDRQKNTLLEFSNIINREKDNIQKLININREYNNDVNYSLQDDILELESEFQAFCQVYNEFKSQSVDLYSIDDQFQNIKSQFYDFNKIYLELRDKDHYSNFLSTIKENVSIIKQHIEKIEKIKENNEKLLQGHLTIENIQKNYSKETYFLDFLNENKKEIFKIFSVIHSPEEFDDIDFDSDSNIILKRKDSSEFANLSTISTGQRSALALSIFLSLNKKLTRGPPYLIFDDPVSFIDDINTLSFIDYLREIALQTDKQIFFATANENLAFLFSQKFKFLGDSFKAYKLTRKRDVLDLRSYDIDKESKLKTSEIRKKTLEVNDFSPLELNSNIISIKWNNSDTLPF; this is translated from the coding sequence AAAATAGTATTATGGGCGGAATTAAGGCTATAAATCTCATAGAGACACTAGATACAATTTCACAAAGAAAATTCCAAAGAGAACTTACAAACTATTTTGCAAATTTCTCTCTCCAATTTAATCACTTACAGAATAAACATATAGAAGAATTGTCTAAGTTACCTTATAAAGAGGTTGATGAAATAAAAAAATCTTTGCCATTTTATTGGGCTTTAGATTTCTGTGAGCATCTTTTACGAAACTCAAAGCCTGCTGTTATTTTTTTAGATACATATGAAGCTCTCAGAATAAATTCCATAAAAAATCTAGATTTTTATATAAGTGAGGACTGGTTAAGAGAATTTATATCCAGTACCCCTTATACAATATGGGTCATTTGTGGGAGAGATGAGCTTAATTGGAAAGAGTTCGATGCTAGGTTTAAATGTATAATTGAAAAATATAAGCTTACTGGGCTTTCAGAAATATATTCTCGCAAATTGTTAAGTCACTATCAAATTGAAAGCAAAGAAATTCAAGACAAGATTTTAGACATTAGTGATGGTATTCCAGGTTATTTATCGATCTCTATTGATTCCTATGATGAGATTATAAGAACTGAAAATCGCTTACCCACAATACGTGATATATCTAAAGCATCTCCTTTAAATATAGAAAATATTTTGCAATATTTGACACCATCTGAAATTGAGCTTATTGAGATTCTTTCTATACCTAGATATTGGGATTATGATCTAGCTAAAAGTTTAACTGATGAGTTTAATATCAGTTATAGATTAGAGGATTTTCCTACGTTATGTAATTTTTCCTTTGTAATCGAAAAGACGAAAGATAAATGGTTTATTCAGCAAACAATTAGAGACAGCTTATTGGATTATATAGGGGTAAATGTCAAAAGAGAAGTAAATGCTTTTTTACTTAAATATTATAGCCGCAAACTAGAAAACCTCGACATCAAAAAAATTACCTTCGAACACGAAACTGCTCTAACAGAGTCTTTTTACTATGCAAAAGAGATTCTAGATGCTGAAAACTTATTAAACTGGTTTATCAAATATTCAGATACGTTTTACAGAGCTTCTTTCTGGCAATTGATTTCTCCAATGTATGAAGAAATATTATCAATTCTTGAAACTAATCTTGGTTCAGAGCATCCATACGTTGTAAATACTTTGGATATTTTCGGAGGCATTCTTCAGAGACAGGGAAGACTTAACGAAGCAGAAAAAATGTTCAGAAAATACCTAAAAACCATGGAAAGCATGGACGAAGAAAAATCTCAACCAATTGGTCTAAGAAGTCTGGAAAGTGAACTTTACGAAGACGGAATATTAGAAAAAACAGTAGAGATATTTAATGAAAACTTAAAAATCAATGAAAAAGTTCATGATTCAAAACCTCAGTTAGCTATTCTGAATAAGTTAGGAACAATTCTCAAAGATCAAGGCAAGTTGTTGGAAGCAGAAGAAACACTTCTAAAAAGCTTGAGTATAGCGGAAAAATATGACGACTCCAAATCCAAGTCAATTATTCTCAACAGTTTGGGAAGCATTCTTCAAAAACAGGGTAAATTGAGGGAAGCAGAAGAGATATTTAAACAAAGTCTACGTATTGCAGAAAAGCTCGATGATTTTAACTCCCAGTTAATTATATTTTTCAATTTGGGAAGTACTCTTGAGAAACAAGGTAGATTGAGGGAGGCAGAAACTACTTTTCAAGAGAGCTTGCATATAGCGAAAAAACTCGATGATTCAAAATTTCTGTCAATTATCCTGAACAGTTTGGGAAGCATTCTTCAGAGACAGGGTAGATTGAGGGAAGCAGAAACTACTTTTCAAGAGAGCTTGCATATAGCGAAAAAACTCGATGATTCAAAATTTCTGTCAATTATCCTGAACAGTTTGGGAAGCATTCTTCAAAAACAGGGTAAATTGAGGGAAGCAGAAGATATATTTAGAGAAAGTCTACGTATTGCAGAAAAGCTCGATGATTTTAACTCCCAGTTAATTATATTTTTCAATTTGGGAAGTACTCTTGAGAAACAAGGTAGATTGAGGGAAGCAGAAACTACTTTTCAAGAGAGCTTGCATATAGCGAAAAAACTCGATGATTCCAAATTTCAGTCAATTATCCTGAACAGTTTGGGAAGCATTCTTCAAAAACAGGGTAAATTGAGGGAAGCAGAAACTACTTTTCAAGAGAGCTTGCATATAGCGAAAAAACTCGATGATTCCAAATTTCAGTCAATTATCCTGAACAGTTTGGGAAGCATTCTTCAAAAACAGGGTAAATTGAGGGAAGCAGAAGAGATATTTAGAGAAAGTCTACGTATTGCAGAAAGGCTCGATGATTTTAACTCTCAATCTATTGCTCTTATCAGTTTGGGTAGCACTCTTGAGGAACAGGATAGATTGAGGGAATCTGAAGAGATATTTAGGGAAAGCTTGCGTATTGCGGAAAGACTCGATGATTCTAAATCCAAGTTAGTTGCTCTTAATAGTTTAGGAAGTATCTATCAGAAACAAAGAAGGTTTAAGGAAGCAGAAAAAATATTGAGGAAATCATTGAGTCTCGCACAGGAAATTGACGATATAACTTCTCAATATCTAGCATTGAACAATCTTGGAAGGATGTTTAAAGAGCAGGGAAAACTCAGAAAAGCCCTTCTATATTATCAGCGGGTACTTGAATCTCGTGAAGAATTGTTTGGATCCGAACATCCAGACGTCGCTACTACACTTGACGATATTGCTGATCTTTATGGAAGTATGGGAGAATACAAAAAAGCCCTCCAGTTTTATCAGCGCTCACTTAAAATTAATGAAAAGGCGCTAGGTCCACAACACCCAGATTTTGCAACTACATTAGATAATCTTGCTGGTCTTTACGGAAAAATTGGGGAATACGAAAAATCACTCAATTTTTATCAGCGGGCTCTTGAAATCCGTGAAAAGATATTTGGACCTGAACATCCAGAAGTTGCTACAACACTTGACAATTTTGCGGGTCTTTATGAACATATGAGAGAATATGAAAAAGCCCTCCTATTTTACCAGCGAGTTCTTGAAATCCGTGAAAAGATATTTGGGCCAGAACATTTAAAAGTGGCTACTACGCTAAACAATTTAGCTAGGATATATCACCAAATTAGAGTCAGATCTAAAAGAGATTCGAAATCTCTTTATGCTGATTGTGAAACTATACCTCCCATCAAGGAAATTATTCTAGAGAGATATAGAGATTATCCAATAAACAAAAATTTCTGTTTCGGAAAGGTAAACCTCTTTTGCGGAGAAAATGGAAGTGGTAAAACATCTTTACTTGAGGCAATTGAATTATTAGTTTGTGGAAATAATTTGAGAAATCCAGCAAAACCTGATAGATTAACTTCTATAAAAGTGCGTTATGATGGTAGATCTTATTTTGAATCTTTAGATTTAGATAACAATGAAATATTCAAACTAAGAGACTCTTATTGGTATAACAACCGTGATCAGGAAAATAATAATCTTTGTCTGAGTTTCAACAGGTACAATTTCTATAATACAGATACGTCATTTAGACTATTTTATGAAGAATCATCAGGGGGGCTCAGAGAAATATTTGAGACTGTAGCTTTAGGCAAAGATATAAACAAAATTGAAAAAAAAATTGATGCGTATAAATCTATAATTAAGGCAGAATTGGACAGACAAAAGAATACTCTTCTTGAGTTTTCGAATATAATAAACAGAGAAAAAGATAACATACAAAAATTAATTAATATAAATAGAGAGTATAATAATGATGTCAATTATTCTCTTCAAGACGATATTCTGGAACTTGAGTCAGAGTTTCAAGCTTTTTGTCAAGTTTATAACGAGTTTAAAAGTCAGAGTGTCGATCTCTACTCTATTGATGATCAATTCCAAAATATTAAATCACAATTTTATGACTTCAATAAAATCTATTTAGAACTAAGAGACAAAGACCATTATAGTAATTTTTTATCAACAATTAAAGAAAATGTATCCATCATCAAACAACATATAGAAAAGATAGAAAAAATTAAGGAAAATAATGAAAAGCTACTGCAAGGACACCTTACAATTGAAAATATCCAAAAGAATTACAGTAAAGAAACATATTTCCTCGATTTTTTAAATGAGAATAAAAAAGAGATATTTAAAATATTTAGTGTTATTCATTCGCCTGAAGAATTTGATGATATTGATTTCGATAGCGACTCAAATATAATTTTAAAACGCAAAGATTCTTCTGAATTCGCAAATTTGTCTACAATAAGTACTGGACAAAGATCTGCATTGGCACTATCTATATTTTTGTCGTTAAATAAAAAATTAACGAGGGGTCCTCCTTATCTAATTTTTGACGATCCGGTCTCCTTTATAGATGATATAAACACTTTATCTTTTATTGACTATTTGAGGGAGATCGCATTACAGACTGATAAGCAAATATTTTTTGCCACCGCAAACGAGAACTTAGCATTTTTATTTTCTCAAAAATTTAAATTTTTAGGTGACTCTTTCAAGGCTTACAAACTAACCCGAAAAAGAGATGTATTGGATTTGAGATCATATGACATTGATAAAGAATCTAAATTAAAAACGAGTGAAATCAGAAAGAAAACTTTAGAAGTTAATGATTTTTCGCCACTTGAACTGAACTCAAATATTATCTCTATTAAATGGAATAATTCTGATACACTGCCTTTCTAA
- a CDS encoding tetratricopeptide repeat protein — MDTNKLINILKDYNYTKIEKIKREKVIRCEKHHNELPYEIYYYDYSEKCWTESNFSLDEYLTKVIANNYYLNSGPLQWNYYIVFLYSDMQKIIEAIKQNKKVNSTKKAVEIFESTKEAIKRNDDFAKKNIVCFNALSDWLDKKYKINFDSPISVDRSLSTLWINELKVNNLDFVYSNDIGLNESFDSFIKNNIFKDYFDESHALYQRALEIRARILGENHPDYINTLSSIAELYKDMEKYDEALVVYQNILEIRARTLGENHPDYINTLSSIAELYKDMEKYDEALVVYQNILEIRARFLDENYPDNINTLNSIAELYKNIGEYKDAMGCYKRILNMYEKASGITDVDVAVTTNNLANCYQYLAMYDEALPLYKRVIDILNSSPNSKDLALGSALNNLSELHKNLGQFQEALHFCKQALNVSENLLGPNHPKVATILNNLAGIHTKMGRYEEAMRLYYRALEIRERSFGEKNPYVAITLNNLAGLYTSIGRHEEALLFYNRSLEINEKLFGEEHPFIATALNNLAGLYQNKGEYEKAESLYNRALEIIRNSLGEEHPNVAITLNNLAGLYVSVGRFEEALLFYNHSLEINKKLFGEEHPFIATTLNNLAGLYQNKGEYEKAESLYNRALEIIRNSLGEEHPHIAVTLNNLAGLYKNLKRYDEALLYYTEVFNINKRILKPKDPELGLILNNLGLLLLDMDLFEEAKQMFEKALEIYTEPTKQQIIGKKAESIIRLITLNSKQAERETNPFNQMKYLREAFNLCKKNRDFFLKYELKQERKLVTEMGLSAYIDFLMINIRFEVNSNKRAREYEQALQTVEKLGENESDEQILKVYSSAVCYLRGRKLVNEALSSKQPELELLRQAVEQFWSAKEAYEKANVCFCTYQGLLKILEAVDNFEEVDISELNKLIQEIVEVLPDDISPSIRVYFESIQQLFEEKSKISRKELMKQLDQRIDQIEYKALEKLFGHVHEKIKNYFDEPFNPNLIYENWKLIVIFDDSEKVKGKLTIKAGNKTLLNRPLTPEEIKNNLLEIDYLTICYFPQGQDEISFITPGQKKPIIRSIDYFENVGRDNRIKILQYDCSTYISINNYLRVAAVQLKYHIYEENSVVRIKADHNYLNKIMKTLDVLKDEADIVVFPEFSIPFDALRRMHEFATESGIIIIAGSHYVKEVHIREYGELFSRDFDERDLRKNILPVLIPFSKIVHNEKLLDAREGRNLYFDEGIKAGNVNHILKLRDGISIGIMIGNEYLNSDLRNRLISACDIILVPQTNQNLGRFYQIAKADINNPLCFGNKTYIMANGIFTFEENNKIHGGFTGIISTVDKYLYRRHEEGILSPVDGVMEQFILLTSINMDVNPVRGNYIGQVPLKTKIIHVFEEDEILRNSESEGRKFIQLLDTIGCCVSKEELKELLTSEKNKALINTFSPLMYKNIQDLNNLYFEEMKNKCRYIMTRSVK; from the coding sequence ATGGACACTAATAAGCTGATAAACATACTGAAAGATTATAATTATACAAAAATAGAAAAAATCAAGAGAGAAAAGGTAATTAGATGTGAAAAACATCATAATGAATTACCGTATGAGATCTATTATTATGACTATTCAGAGAAATGTTGGACTGAAAGCAATTTTAGTTTGGATGAATATTTAACTAAAGTTATAGCAAACAATTATTATTTAAATTCTGGTCCTTTACAATGGAACTATTATATTGTATTTTTGTATAGTGATATGCAAAAAATAATCGAAGCAATAAAACAAAATAAAAAAGTTAATAGTACGAAAAAGGCTGTTGAAATATTCGAAAGTACAAAAGAGGCTATTAAGAGAAATGACGATTTTGCTAAAAAAAATATTGTTTGTTTTAATGCTTTATCAGATTGGTTAGATAAAAAGTACAAAATTAACTTTGATAGCCCGATATCAGTGGATCGAAGTTTAAGCACATTGTGGATTAATGAGCTTAAAGTAAACAATCTAGATTTCGTTTATTCTAATGATATTGGTTTAAATGAAAGTTTTGATTCATTTATAAAAAATAACATATTTAAAGATTACTTTGATGAATCTCACGCCCTTTATCAACGTGCATTAGAAATTCGTGCCCGTATTTTAGGCGAAAATCATCCAGATTACATAAACACTTTGAGCAGTATAGCTGAGTTATACAAAGATATGGAAAAGTATGATGAAGCCTTGGTTGTGTATCAGAATATTTTAGAAATTCGTGCCCGTACTTTAGGCGAAAATCATCCAGATTACATAAACACTTTGAGCAGTATAGCTGAGTTATACAAAGATATGGAAAAGTATGACGAAGCCTTGGTTGTGTATCAGAATATTTTAGAAATTCGTGCCCGTTTCTTAGATGAGAATTATCCAGATAATATAAACACTTTAAACAGTATAGCTGAATTATATAAAAATATTGGAGAGTATAAGGATGCAATGGGATGCTATAAGCGTATATTAAATATGTACGAAAAAGCTTCCGGTATTACAGATGTTGACGTAGCAGTTACTACTAATAATTTAGCTAATTGTTATCAATATCTAGCAATGTATGATGAAGCTTTACCGCTTTATAAGAGAGTTATTGATATTTTAAATTCGTCTCCAAATTCCAAAGATCTTGCACTAGGAAGTGCTTTAAATAATCTTTCTGAACTTCACAAAAACCTAGGTCAGTTTCAAGAAGCTTTACATTTTTGTAAACAAGCTCTCAATGTTAGCGAGAATCTCTTAGGTCCAAATCATCCTAAAGTAGCTACAATCTTAAATAATCTTGCAGGTATTCATACAAAAATGGGAAGATATGAAGAAGCTATGCGTCTCTATTATCGTGCCTTAGAGATCCGTGAAAGATCATTTGGAGAGAAAAATCCGTATGTTGCCATAACTCTGAACAATCTTGCAGGACTTTACACGAGTATAGGAAGACATGAGGAAGCTTTGCTTTTTTATAACCGTTCTTTAGAGATCAATGAAAAATTGTTTGGAGAAGAGCACCCCTTTATTGCAACGGCACTAAACAATCTTGCAGGACTTTACCAAAATAAGGGAGAGTATGAAAAAGCTGAATCTCTTTACAACCGTGCTCTTGAAATCATAAGAAATTCTCTTGGAGAGGAACATCCCAATGTTGCTATTACTCTGAACAATCTTGCAGGACTTTACGTGAGCGTAGGAAGATTCGAGGAAGCTTTACTTTTTTATAATCATTCTTTAGAGATCAATAAAAAATTGTTTGGAGAAGAGCACCCCTTTATTGCAACGACACTAAACAATCTTGCAGGACTTTACCAAAATAAGGGAGAGTATGAAAAAGCTGAATCTCTTTACAATCGTGCTCTTGAAATCATAAGAAATTCTCTTGGAGAGGAACATCCCCATATTGCTGTTACTCTAAACAATCTTGCAGGACTCTACAAGAATTTAAAAAGGTATGACGAAGCACTACTTTACTATACTGAAGTCTTCAATATTAATAAACGCATCTTAAAACCAAAAGATCCAGAATTAGGATTAATACTTAACAATCTTGGTCTTTTGCTTTTAGATATGGATCTTTTCGAAGAAGCTAAGCAAATGTTCGAAAAAGCACTCGAGATCTACACCGAACCTACGAAGCAACAGATTATAGGTAAGAAAGCAGAATCAATAATACGGCTTATCACACTGAACTCAAAACAAGCGGAAAGAGAAACTAATCCCTTTAATCAGATGAAATATCTGAGAGAAGCATTTAACCTATGCAAAAAAAATAGGGATTTTTTTCTCAAATATGAACTAAAGCAAGAAAGAAAATTAGTTACAGAAATGGGTTTGAGCGCATACATCGACTTTTTAATGATAAATATAAGATTTGAAGTTAATTCCAATAAAAGAGCGAGAGAATATGAACAGGCTTTACAAACTGTCGAAAAACTAGGTGAAAATGAAAGTGATGAACAGATTTTAAAAGTTTATTCCTCTGCTGTTTGTTATCTCAGAGGAAGAAAACTTGTAAATGAGGCTCTCTCTTCTAAACAACCTGAACTGGAGCTTCTTAGACAAGCTGTGGAACAGTTCTGGAGTGCAAAGGAAGCTTATGAAAAAGCGAATGTGTGCTTCTGCACCTATCAGGGATTACTTAAAATACTTGAGGCAGTTGATAACTTTGAAGAAGTAGACATTTCTGAATTGAATAAATTGATTCAAGAAATTGTCGAAGTACTCCCTGATGATATTAGCCCCAGTATTAGGGTTTATTTTGAGAGTATTCAACAGTTATTTGAAGAGAAAAGTAAAATTTCACGTAAAGAACTCATGAAGCAACTTGATCAAAGAATTGATCAAATAGAATACAAAGCGCTAGAAAAACTCTTTGGGCATGTTCACGAGAAGATTAAGAATTATTTCGATGAGCCTTTTAATCCAAATTTGATATATGAAAATTGGAAACTGATAGTCATATTTGATGATTCAGAGAAAGTAAAAGGAAAACTGACTATCAAAGCAGGTAATAAAACTCTGCTAAACAGACCTTTGACCCCTGAAGAAATCAAAAATAATCTACTCGAAATTGACTATCTCACAATATGTTATTTCCCACAAGGACAGGACGAAATATCTTTCATAACACCCGGACAGAAGAAACCGATTATAAGGTCCATTGACTATTTTGAAAACGTCGGAAGAGACAATAGAATCAAAATACTGCAGTATGATTGTAGTACGTATATCTCTATTAACAATTATTTACGAGTCGCGGCTGTTCAATTGAAATATCATATTTACGAGGAAAACTCAGTAGTGAGGATCAAAGCTGATCATAATTACCTTAATAAGATAATGAAAACACTAGACGTTTTGAAGGATGAGGCAGATATTGTTGTTTTCCCTGAGTTTTCTATACCTTTTGATGCTCTCAGAAGAATGCATGAATTCGCAACCGAAAGTGGAATTATTATAATTGCGGGCAGTCATTATGTGAAAGAAGTACACATTAGAGAGTATGGTGAATTATTTAGTCGAGATTTTGACGAGAGGGATCTGAGGAAAAATATATTACCCGTTCTTATTCCCTTTTCAAAAATAGTGCACAATGAAAAGCTGCTTGATGCACGTGAAGGACGCAACCTCTATTTTGACGAGGGGATAAAAGCTGGAAATGTAAATCATATCCTCAAACTTCGAGATGGCATCAGTATTGGGATAATGATCGGCAACGAATACTTGAATAGTGATTTAAGGAATCGTCTGATTTCTGCCTGTGATATAATTCTCGTGCCTCAGACGAACCAAAATCTCGGAAGGTTCTATCAGATAGCAAAAGCTGACATAAATAACCCTTTATGCTTCGGCAATAAAACATACATAATGGCAAATGGAATCTTCACTTTTGAAGAAAACAATAAGATACATGGTGGCTTCACAGGGATTATTTCCACAGTTGATAAATACTTATATAGAAGGCATGAAGAAGGAATCTTAAGTCCTGTTGATGGAGTTATGGAACAATTCATACTACTAACATCTATAAATATGGATGTCAATCCTGTAAGAGGCAACTATATAGGGCAGGTTCCATTAAAAACTAAAATTATCCATGTCTTCGAAGAAGACGAAATTCTTAGAAATTCAGAATCTGAAGGAAGAAAATTTATTCAACTCCTTGATACAATAGGGTGTTGTGTAAGCAAAGAAGAACTAAAGGAATTACTCACTAGCGAAAAAAATAAAGCATTAATAAATACATTCTCGCCGCTTATGTATAAAAATATTCAGGATTTGAACAACCTTTATTTCGAAGAAATGAAGAATAAATGTCGTTACATTATGACGAGGTCAGTTAAATAA
- the argF gene encoding ornithine carbamoyltransferase codes for MKRDVLSITDLSREEIYELLESAADLKKKRKAGEPTEYLKHKSLGMIFEKSSTRTRVSFEVAMTDFGGHALYLNSRDIQVGRGETIEDTARTLSGYLHGIMARVMSHETVKKLAEYSTIPVINALSDREHPCQILGDFMTIMECKNRFEGLKFAWIGDGNNVCNSALLGSAIMGMECAIACPKGYEPKAEFLEQAKALGGKFTITDDPEAAAKDADVIYTDVWVSMGDEAEQEKRLKDFGSFQVNTELLGVAKPDVIVMHCLPARRGLEITDEVMDGPNSVIFEEAENRLHAQKALILKLMR; via the coding sequence ATGAAGAGAGATGTACTTTCTATAACTGACCTGTCCAGGGAGGAGATATACGAACTCCTTGAATCGGCCGCTGATCTGAAGAAAAAACGTAAGGCAGGAGAACCTACCGAGTACCTGAAGCACAAAAGTCTTGGAATGATTTTCGAGAAATCCTCTACAAGGACAAGGGTATCTTTCGAAGTCGCAATGACAGACTTCGGAGGGCATGCCCTTTACCTGAACTCCAGGGATATCCAGGTCGGCAGAGGCGAAACGATTGAAGACACAGCCAGGACCCTTTCCGGTTACCTGCATGGAATCATGGCAAGGGTCATGAGCCACGAGACAGTGAAAAAGCTTGCCGAATACTCAACCATACCCGTGATCAATGCCCTTTCAGACCGGGAACACCCCTGCCAGATCCTTGGCGATTTCATGACCATCATGGAATGCAAAAACAGGTTCGAAGGCCTGAAATTTGCCTGGATAGGTGACGGAAACAATGTCTGCAATTCCGCCCTGCTCGGCTCTGCTATTATGGGAATGGAATGTGCAATAGCCTGCCCGAAAGGCTACGAACCGAAAGCCGAATTCCTTGAACAGGCAAAAGCCCTCGGAGGCAAGTTTACCATCACGGATGACCCCGAAGCTGCCGCAAAAGATGCAGATGTTATCTATACTGATGTCTGGGTCTCCATGGGCGACGAAGCCGAACAGGAAAAGCGCCTTAAAGACTTTGGTTCCTTCCAGGTCAACACCGAACTCCTCGGAGTCGCAAAGCCGGATGTAATAGTAATGCACTGCCTCCCAGCCAGAAGAGGCCTTGAGATTACGGATGAAGTCATGGACGGTCCGAATTCCGTAATCTTCGAAGAGGCAGAAAACCGCCTGCACGCCCAGAAAGCCCTTATCCTGAAATTGATGAGATAA